In the genome of Hemitrygon akajei unplaced genomic scaffold, sHemAka1.3 Scf000043, whole genome shotgun sequence, one region contains:
- the LOC140720454 gene encoding NACHT, LRR and PYD domains-containing protein 3-like, giving the protein MDTDLNSAISAFLSNCDDHHLFRLTRFYKERLEQAIEEGVEGVGFMLMGDDHFTGPEYHSVTELVEKANRAGASKLLLDLVMEKGPGARRVMWESFVKLHHHLPKLSRILNEIREHGDGQFAYMDTERGLSEVPKHLKDLRQKHMETLRTQTETLRVNTILMREKVKVFQLVDRYAELTVISTVRDRTLVEHELLARGRDHEEWRQKHLRKELEKVQIPHLFRNSHSHSFRDKMKRFFTRLTSGCSVVMAGVPGIGKTTMVQKIVYDWATGKIYQQFHFVFCFKFRDLNSSNCRINLRELILDQYPYFGNILREVWNNPEGLLFIFDGLDEFKHRIDFADSRRDTEPKHQCPDPEWWCEVSDIVYNLIQGKLLPGCSVLVTTRPTVLHLLEKADISVWTEILGFVGEERKEYFIRYFEDQTLAAAVFKHVQENEILYTMSYNPSYCWILALTLGPVFTQRVRDPQRVPKTITQLYSYYIYNILKNHGREIGNPRNVLLRLGQMAYRGVFEKKIVFTGGDLINYNLQPSQFLSGFLMELLEREDSARSVVYTFPHLTIQEFVAAVAQFLNPHPGDILKFLTVDRNTTDGRFEVFLRFVAGLSNPMTARGLVEFLGPFPNQTTCRVIDWVREEVKRQSGNTWNEAGKRRLLNTLHYLFESQNRGLAQDALESVDTISFSGMTLTPVDCAVLSHAFGLCDTIKHLNLEKCNIQCEGIQRLGPGLHKCQELRLGKNKLGDSGVKLVSAALRNPECKIQELELGNVGLTDSGAEDLASALSTNPSLMGLSLSDNELGDSGVRLVSAALRNPECKIQKLRLNKVGLTDSGAEDLASDLITNRSLTDLDLSANTLGDSGVKLLSAALRNPECKIQRLWLAGVHLSDSGVEDLVSAIIINRLITRLNLESNWLTDRSVPALRRLILALPSLERIVLVGNMFSKNGEKELSYLQEPRPGLRVILDHRDM; this is encoded by the exons agcgtGACTGAGCTGGTGGAGAAGGCAAACCGAgcgggcgcttccaaactcctcctggatctggtAATGGAGAAGGGTCCGggggcccggagggtgatgtgggaatcctttgtgaaactacatcaccatttaccgaagctgagcagaataCTGAATGAAATACGGGAACATG gtgACGGCCAGTTCGCCTACATGGACACTGAGCGGGGTTTATCTGAAGTGCCCAAGCATCTGAAAG ATCTTCGACAGAAGCACATGGAGACTCTGCGGACACAGACTGAAACACtcagagtgaacacgatcctgatgagggagaaggtgaaggttttccagctggttgatcgatacgctgagctcacggtcatttctacagttcgagatcggacactggtggaacatgagctgctggcaagaggcagagaccacgaggagtggagacagaaacatctcCGCAAAGAGCTGGAGAAAGTCCAAATTCCTCATCTATTTCGTAATAGTCACTCACACAGTTTTCGGGACAAAATGAAAAGATTCTTCACACGATTAACTTCGGGGTGCTCGGTAGTaatggccggagtcccggggatcgggaaaacgacaatggtacaaaagattgtttacgactgggccacagggaaaatataccaacaattccactTTGTCTTctgtttcaaattccgggatttaaactccagcaactgcagaataaacctgagggaactgattctggatcagtatccttactttgggaatatcctgagagaggtctggaacaacccagagggattgctgtttatattcgatggtttggatgaattcaaacacagaatcgattttgctgacagtcggagagacacagaacccaagcaccagtgcccagatcccgagtggtggtgtgaagtgtcggacattgtgtacaatttaatccagggcaagctgctcccagggtgttcagtgctggtgaccacacGCCCCACtgtgttacatttattggaaaaggctgaTATCAGTGTTTggactgaaatcctgggatttgttggtgaggaacggaaggaatatttcatcaggtattttgaagatcagacgttagccgcagctgttttcaaacacgtgcaggagaacgagatcctgtataCCATGAGTTACAACCCCTcttactgctggatcctcgctctgacactgggccccgtctttacacaaagagtcagggacccgcagcgagttcccaagaccatcactcaactgtactcctactatatttacaacatcctgaaaaaccacggccgtgagattggaAACCCCCGTAATGTGTTACTCAGGCTTGGACAGATGGCCTACAGAGGAGTGttcgagaagaagattgtgtttacaggtggagatttgatcaactacaatctgcagccttcccagttcctgtccgggttcctgatggagcttttggagagagaggattctgcccggagcgtggtgtacacattcccacacctcaccatccaagagtttgtagctgcagtcgcacaattcctgaatccacatcctggggatatcctgaaattcctcactgtaGACCGCAACACGACAGATggacgatttgaggtatttctccgctttgttgctggtctctccaacccaatgacagctcggggcctggtggAGTTTTTGGGCCCATTTCCTAATCAAACAACCTGCCGCGTGATtgactgggtgagggaggaggttaaacgccagagtggaaacacatggaatgaagctggtaaaaggcgcctcctgaacacattgcactacctgtttgagtctcagaatcgtggactggctcaggacgCACTGGAGTCCGTGGACACaatttcattcagtggaatgacactgaccccggttgactgcgcggtcctgtctcatgccttcggactctgtgatacaataaaacacctcaaccTGGAGAAAtgcaacattcagtgtgaaggaatccagcggctgggacccgggctgcacaagtgtcaggagttgag acttgggaagaataaactgggagattctggagtgaaactggtgtctgctgctctgaggaacccggagtgtaaaatacaggaactgga GCTGgggaatgtcggtctcacagattctggggccgaggatctcgcctccgctctcagtacaaacccatcactgatggGGCTGAGCCTGAGtgataatgaactgggagattcaggagtgagactggtgtctgcggctctgaggaacccagagtgtaaaatacagaaattgcg gctgaacaaAGTCGGTCTGACAGATTCTGGGGCTGAGGATCTCGCCAGCGATCTCATTACAAATCGATCACTCACGGATCTGGACCTGAGTGCCAATACACTGGGAGATTCAGGGGTGAAACTgttgtctgcggctctgaggaacccggaatGTAAAATTCAGAGACTGTG gctggctGGTGTCCATCTATCAGATTCTGGCGTCGAGGATCTCGTTTCAGCTATCATTATAAACCGATTAATAACGCGGTTGAACCTGGAATCAAACTGGctcacagaccgatctgtccccgctcttcGTCGCCTTATACTAGCACTCCCGAGTCTGGAGCGGATCGT gctggtggGGAATATGTTCAGTAAAAACGGGGAGAAGGAATTGAGTTATCTCCAGGAACCCAGACCTGGACTGAGAGTGATACTTGACCATCGGGATATGTGA